The genomic interval TTTTTGCTAAATAAGTCCGAATGTCTCCTGTTGTGATTGATTTAAAAGCAAAACGTTGAACACGCGAGATAATGGTTGCTGGAATTTTTTGTAATTCAGTAGTAGCCAGGACGAAAACAACATTTTCTGTAGGTTCTTCTAGTGTTTTCAAAAGTGCATTAAAAGCCCCTGTTGAAAGCATATGCACTTCATCAATAATATAAACCTTGTAAGTGGCTTGACTAGCTGCGTAAGTTGATTTATCTCGAATTTCTCGAATTTCGTCAACCCCATTATTTGATGCCGCATCAAGTTCAATGACATCATCTAAGCTTCCTTTGGTGATTGAGTCACAAATAAAGCAATTATTGCAGGGCTCTCCATCCACTTGATTAGGACAATTTATTGCCTTAGCAAAAATTTTAGCTGCTGAGGTTTTCCCTGTCCCTCTTGGACCAGAAAAAAGATAAGCATGTGAAATTTGATGATTGACAATCGCATTTTTTAATGTTGTTGCTACAACTTCTTGCCCCACCATTTCATCAAATCTTTGACTTCGATATTTTCTATATAATGCTTGATATGCCATTTTTCTCTTCCAATTTTTTACTTAGTATTCTTTTCATATCCGCTTGTTTCAATAGAAATCTTGCCCAAGACTATAGTTTAAGTCTTTTAAAATTTCAGTTGAAGCATCACGTGATTGAATCAATTCATCAATATCTTGTGATTGATAATTTCTGAGGGCCTGTCTGAGGGCGAACATTCTTGCTCGATTAATCGTTGCCTCATCTGCTTCGGTTGCCGCAAAAAATATTTTACGTGCTTTTTCATCAAAAATCGTCCAAGCAATTGCTAAATCAAAAGCTGGATCACCAATAACAGCTTTGTCAGTAATTTTGACGTTAACTAACTTTCCGTCAGTAACTTTTAAATTTTGCGTAAGCAATTGTCCCAAAACCCAAACAGGTTTCTTGGACCATTTTGTTTTTGCTGCAAAATCAAATTTTTCTTGCAAAAGGTCAGCAGGAACAACTTTTTGATAGACTTTCAAAAGTTCTATCATCTCAGCTTCAAAGAAAATCAAATCAGAGCCAGCAAAAGCATTTTCAAAACTAGGTGACTTTGCATCTGTTGTTGGTAGCCGATGTAATTGATAGAGAAAACTTCCTAATTCTTGCGCAAATTCACGAACATCTCCAATATTACCTGGATTTACAGATATTCCTTCTTTTTCCCCAAAACGGTCAGCAATAAATTTTTTTACTATTTCACTCATTTTTTTCTCCGATACCCTTTAAAATTTTGATTTAACCTACTTCAAAAAATTTAAAATCAGTCATTTCACATAAAATGTTAGCAAATTCTTCAAGATATTTTTGGTCGATTTCATCGTAAAAACCAATTTCTGAACTATCTAAGTCAAGAACCCCAACTAATTTACCGTCTTTAACCATCGGAACAACAATTTCAGACATTGCTCGACCGTCACAAGAAATATAATTTTTGTGTTTCTTTACATTTTCAACAATAATGGTTTGGCGATTTTGAGCTGATTCCCCACAAACCCCTTTGCCCATTATAATTTCAACGCAAGACACAGACCCTTGAAATGGCCCTAAAATTAATTTTTCACCATTGTAGAGGTAGAAACCTGTATAAACTTGCTCAGGCAAAAAGCTCCAAAGTAAACTACTTGCATTGGCTAAGTTTGAAAGTGTATAATTTTGTTCACTAAGAAGCGCTTTTAGTTGCAAATTAAGCAACTCATAACCTTCGATTTTTTCTTCTTTATTCATCTTGTTGCTCCTCAAAAATAATATAATCCATTATATCATTTTTTAAAGGCAAATTTTAGATTAGTTTTGATATAAGCATTCTTGCTTCTACTACGCTGTCCGTTTTGACTAGCTGCTCAAGCAACTGCCAAAAAGGCAACACGCTAAAGCGTGAACGCGCAGACGAAAAGGTGAAAAGCTATACTTTTCTAATCTGCACCCTGAAAGCTCCCTTTTCAGTCGCTTCCAGCTATGGCGTCCTTCCTGCCTTTTCACCTTGCTGGCTTAGATCGAGCCCTTTTGTCCGTTGCTTTAGCAATGCTGACAAAATGGACACCTGTGGTATGGACAACGTAGTGAAACAAAGTAGATACCTTATTACTTCTCTACGCTACGTTGCTAAAGCAACAAGTCGAGCCGCACTCACTCGGCGGAAAATTATCGTCCCGCTGAGTTCGGTCATAATGAGAGAAAGAAGTCAGCAACATGAAACGTTGTTTCGTGTTACTGGCTATGATATAATAAAAACCATGAATAAACTAGAAGAACTTCGGAACAACATTGACCACGTGGACCAAGAAATCGTTCAGCTTCTTGAGAAACGTATGACAATTGTTCAAGAAATTAGCCAAGAAAAACAAGCACAAAAAATTACTATTTTAGATAACTCTCGCGAACAAGCCGTATTAGATTTGGCTCGCCAAAATATTAAAAATTCTGCTTATCAAGAAACAATCATTAATACTTTTAAAGATATTATGAAAAATTCTCGCCTTTATCAAAGAGAAAACCGTGAACAATAAGAAAAAGTTACTGACAAAAATTCTATCACTCCTATCTGCTTGCTTACGCAACTTACAGACTGAGCGATAATTTTGTCAGTAACTTTTTTTATAATTTAAATTGTCCAGCTAAACTGTCTCGCAACATCATGTATTCTAATTGCGGCAAATCAAGCAGAACCAATTTACTATTTTCTAAAAGATTATTTTCTTTCAAGCTGTTAAGAAAACCTTTAATTTCTGTTGTTCCCAAATAGAGACACTCAACAAGAATAATATGTTTTTCCTTGGTCATCTGACCGATAAATCGCGAAAAATCTTCTGGAGTCAGTGCCTGATCAATATCTGAACGACCAACTACCACTAAATCCTCGTTTTCATCTTTAACTGTAGCAGCAAGCTCTTTAAAGATTCCAGAATTTATCTTTTGATCTTTACTTTCCGCTTCAATAGACTCTTCAATTTCAGCATATGCGCCTCGGTCAATCATCGCGACAGTTGCAATTTCACCATATTTTAAAGCAGTCAGTGAATCTTTCAAATCATTGAGTTCCATATTTTCCTATGCAAATCTACTTTTAGTAAAAAGTATTAAGATTCGCTTCCTTTCTCGCATTAAATTCATAAAACCTATCTCAAGTTTACACTGACTTTGTGAATTTTTCAAAAAATATGGCTCTTTTTGTGATTTCAACTTTGATTTAAAGTTTTATCAGTAAAAAATAAGTGCCATTTGCTATAATAAAACTATAACAAAGAAAGGACTTTTTATTATGAAATTTAAATTTAAAGGAATCAATTATTACGAGGACTCAGAAAACAATTATGTCGGTGCCACAAACACTTGCTCAATCGTCAAAGAATTCGCTGATTTCCAAGCAGCTATTGACTATGTTGCTGAACACAAAGGATTCTTGATTGCCGAAGACGGAAAAACTGCCTTCAACGTTTTGACAATTACTGAAAACAACTAAAATATTTAAATGGTCCAAAAAATCACTGACAGGCTTTGTCAGTGATTTTTTATATCAATTAATAAAGTTCTAAATAGTTATCAATTTCCCATTGCGATACGAATTGTGCATAGCTTGCCCATTCAATGCGTTTTGCTTCAACAAAGTTAACCAAAACATGTTCTCCAAGCGCTTCAGTCACAATTGTATCTTCACGCAATGCTTTAACGGCATTGTGCAAAGTAGATGGCAAATCTGTAATACCATGTGCTTTACGTTCTTCTTCTGTCATTACGTAAATATTTGATTCGATTGCTTCTGGCGCTTCCAATTTATGTTCAACACCGTCAAGACCAGCTGCCAATAGAACAGCCAATGCAAGATATGGATTTGCTGTTGGGTCAACCGCACGAAGTTCAACACGAGTTGACAAACCACGTGAAGCAGGTACGCGAATCAAAGGTGATCTGTTACGTCCAGCCCAAGCGACATAAACGGGTGCTTCATAACCAGGAACCAAACGTTTATATGAGTTAACAGTTGGGTTTGTAATTGCTGTAAAGTTATAAGCATGTTTCAAAAGTCCAGCAATAAAGCTATGTGCAACATCTGAAAGTCCCATATCTCCTGTTGGATCAGCAAAGGCATTGGCACCATCTTCTGTAAATAAAGACATGTTACAATGCATCCCAGAACCGTTGATTCCGTGAACTGGTTTTGCCATAAACGTTGCATGTAAACCATGTTTACGCGCAATTGTTTTAACAACAAGCTTAAAGATTTGAATATTATCACAAGCTTTCAAAGCATTGGCATATTTAAAGTCAATTTCGTGTTGACCGATTGCTACTTCGTGGTGAGAAGCTTCAACTTCAAAACCAAGGTCTGTCAATACATTTACGATTTCACGTCTTGTGTTTCCAGCGAGGTCAGTTGGTGCAAGGTCAAAATAACCACCTTTATCATTCACTTCAAGTGTTGGTTCATCATTTTCATTAAGTTTGAAAAGGAAGAACTCTGGTTCAGGTCCAAGGTTAAAGCTCTTGAAGCCCAATTTTTCCATTGATTTAAGGTTACGTTTCAAGACACCGCGTGGGTCTCCAGCGAAAGGTTCACCTTCTGGAGTGTAAACATCACAAATTACACCTGCCACTTTACCATACTCATCTCCCCAAGGAAAAACAATCCAAGTGTCAAGGTCTGGATAAAGATACATGTCTGATTCATTGATACGAACGAATCCTTCGATTGATGAACCGTCAAACATCATTTTGTTTTCAAACAATTTGTCCAATTGTTCATCTGTAGCTGGAACTTCAACGTTTTTAAGTGTTCCAAGAATGTCTGTAAACATCAAACGCAAGAATTTAATATCCTTTTCTTTGACGTCGCGACGAATGTCTGCTGCTGTGATTGTCATGCTTTACTCTCCTAGTTAAATTTTCGCTGTAAACTTAGTTGACAAATAAAGTAAACTAAACTTACATCCGCGGTTGGGTAAAATGAGTGGGATCAGGAGTTCCGAATCTACCTTGTTGGGCAAATTCGCGTTCAAGTGCATGGTGGACTTCTCCGATAGATAAAGTTTGAGCCTTCTTAGCATCCCTTTTGGCATAAATTTCTTTGATATCTGCAATATTATTACCTTCTTGCAATAAGTCAGCAATATCAAATAGAGCATCTATGTCATTGAGCGAATACATGCGACGATTACCGTCACTTCGCTCCGGGAAAATAAGCTCTTGCTCTTCGTAATAACGAATCTGCCTTGCGCTTAGGTCAGTGAGTTTCATGACAGTTCCTATTGGAAGTACCGCCATAGAGCGTCTTAATTCACGTTCTTTCACCAAATCTCGCCTCCATGCCTTTCATTATAGACCTTGTTATTAGCAAAGTCAAGTTTTAATGTGAGATTTTCTCACATCGGTTTATTTTATTTGAAATATTTTATACAATTTCATCCAATAATCTTTGACAACCCGTCTTAACAAGTTGATAAGTTTCTTGGAAATCGCCCGTAAACCATGGATCTGGAACACCTTGTTCTAAAAGCATCGCGATTTTTTGACTCGTTCCTTCTGGTGCCATTTTTCTAAGATTTTCTAAATTGGATTCATCCATTGCGATAATTTTATCAAATTCATAAAAATCTTCACTACTGATTTTTTGACTTCCTTTTTGAAGGTCAAAAGCAATCTTTTGTTCTTTTAGTTTTGTTTGGGTTCCAGAATGAATTGGATTTCCATGCTCCCAAGAAGAAGTTGCTCGACTTTCAATCAAAAAATTTGATTCATTTCCTGCCTTTTCAACTAAATCTTTCATGACAAATTCTGCCATTGGGCTACGACAAATATTTCCTAAACAGACAAAAACAATCTTTTCCATGACTTCCTTACTTTATATCATTTATAAATTAACTAATTTTGAGCATTTATTCTATTATACCCTATTTCACAAGATATTACTGACAGAATTCTAAAATGAAAAAGTCTGCCAAAATTTGACAAACTTTTTTACTGACAGACGAACTAATCTTTCTGCTTAATTTTTTTCTTTTTTTCCTTCAATTTTTTATAAATTTTATTGTTATCTACCAAAACTTTACTTTCATTATTTTTAAAAGAATTTTGGAGTTGTTCAACCTCCCGAAAAATATCACTTTTAGGTTGAGGGGCAGGTGTAATTACTGACATAAGTTCTCCTTATCTTTCATTCGACTTATCTCTTAATCGGAAACAATTATTAGAAAATATATAAACCAAATAATGTAGTATTATTTCGCATTAATTCCCTTTCACTAAAAAAATACATCCATATAACCGATTTCTTTTGCCGCTTCATCAAAATTTGTCACCAAAGTCAGTCCTTTTTAGGACAATAGATAAGCTTGGTCACAGAAATGTTCAATTTCCTTGAGATTGTGTGAGGTTAATAAAACAATTTTTTCTTGAGCGATTTTTTTCACTTCTTCATAAACTAGGGCTTTTTTGGAAACGTCAAGCCCACTGAATAGCTCGTCAATGATTAAAATATCACAGTCGATAGAAAATGATAAAATTGTCGCAAAAAGCTCTTTCATTCCTAAAGAAAATTGGCCAATTCTCTTTTTCGCAAATTTATCTGCACCAAAAGTAAGACTTAACTCTCTTGCTCTATCCTGTTCACTATTTTTCAAAATTTTAAAATAATCATGCATTTTTAAACTTTCTTCAAAAGATTCTACATCGGGAAGATAAGCGACACGCCCATTTTCTATTTCTCCTTGAGAAAATCCAATTTCTCCTGAAAGAATGCCGAAAAGTGTACTTTTCCCAATCCCATTTCGTCCAATCAGACCGTACAAACCATTTTCAGAAATCTCAAAATTAAGCGGAGCAATGTCTGGTATCTTTAAATTTTTTATTTTTAATATCATGAGATTCTCCTTGTTTTTTGATTTTTAATAATGAAGACAGAGATGAGCAAAAATAATACACTTAAAGAAAGTAGATAGCCAGCCCCGATTAATATAGAATATTTTCCAAAAAGAGCACTAGGATTTCCAAAAAGTTTTAGAGGTTCAAGATAAGAAAGTGGCACAAAACGTCTAATTGAAATTATCCAAGAAACATTTCCTATCATCGAATATCCCATGACAAATAGAGCTATAACCCCAACAACAACCATACTCCGTTTTACAAAAACAGAAATCAAGGCACCTAATGAAGCCAAGAAAAAGATGACAAAAAACAGATAGAGGATACTTCCTAAATCCAAAATTCCATTTGGAATTGTGAGATTAGTCAAAGTAAATCCTGTTTTCAAATCCGAATCACCAAGATAGGCGGGATAATTCCATGCTCCAAAACCATTCACCACCCCAATTACCAGAAAATAAATGATACTAGAAATAATAATCCAAGCAAAGGTCGCTAAAGTTCCAGATAAAACTTTTATAATTAAATTTTTCTGCAAATCAATTCCCGCAAATCGATAAAATCTGTTTTCTTTTGATTCATAACTAGTGGCGACAAGGATTGAAACCATGGAAGCAAATAAGACAATGAATAGACTACTCGTTAAAATTGGAATGAACTGCTGATGAAAATTTCCAAAAGCATGAGATTGCATGGTAGGCATTGCTTCAAAATCTAACTTTCTCTCTTGAACTGTCTTGATATACTTAATTTCTGCTTTCAGGAATTTATCTTGACCAGATGATGATTGGTTACCATTTTGTTTAAAATACAACTGGTCAATTTCTTTTTGTAAATGATAATATTCATTAATGTCATTGACGCCTATAGCTGCGATTTGTTTTTGATAGATGTTATCTTTTTGCTTTAAGTCACTCAATGTATTATTTAGATTATCATCTTCTGCCTTCACTTTTGTGGTTTTTAGGCTTTCTTCAGTAGTTTCAATGTTATCCTGAACTGATTTTTCATTAGTCTGTACCTCTTGAACAAGGCTAGTGATGTTATTTTTAAAAATATTAGTAAAAGAAATTGTATTATATACACTATAAACTATGATTAAGGAAGAAATCAAAGCTAATAAGTATCTGTTTCTTTTGTTTAGAATAAACTTTTTTAATTCAAATTTGAAGTATTTCATTTAATCACCTCTCAATCAAAAATAATCATTAAATAGGAGTAAGTGAGGTAGCTTACTCCTATTCCATCAATAATGATAATAAGTAGTTACTTGTTTTGCCGGTTGACTTTGTCCGACAGAATTTACTACCGTGTAGTAAATTGTACTTGTGGTGGTTGTATAAGAACCTCCATGAAGGATATTCACATAATCATAATAATCCGTTGTTCCTGTAGAAACATTATTTAGATAGTAAGTAACTGAACTTGTTTTTACATAGGTGACTTGAGTCGCAGATACAGAAGTTACCCCTATCGCACCTGTCGTAACAAGTAAAGTTGATAAGACAAAGATTTGTTTTTTCAAATTCATTTTCATAATTTACCTCTTTCTGCCCAAATTCAGAAAGAAATTATCTTTTCTGAATCAAGCTGATGATATTTTTCTCATGTTGAGAGCTTCCTTTCATTTTTTACTTTGTTTTCTTGGCTGCGCTCAGTAGCTTGCGAATTTGTCCATTGGTTTTTCCTCGTTTGTTTTTATTTTTGTCTCCTTAACTTTATTGTAGCACCGATTTCGAAAGCACAAAAAAAAGATTCAAATTGAATCTTTTCCTAGAATATCACTTAACCATTGAGGAAAATTATAGTTTTTCACATATTTATCATAGAGTTTTTGGTAGGTTTTTGCTAAATTTATACTTCCTTCCCAATCAAAAATTTCGATGACCTTTTTCATGCTATCAATTCCCAGAAGTCGTTCTTCGCCTTGACCATAAAAAATACAATAATAACCTTTAGTAAAGCGATAAATCAATCTAGAATATGCGTCTTTTTCATGACAATATGCTTTGACCAGAGCCAGACATTCTTGCGCTTCCTTTTCTTTCCCTTCTTGGATACAAGTCACTGCTCCGCGACAGGCGATTTGACAAATAATTTTGCGATAACGTGTACGATTGGCTAACCTTTGATGATGATGGCTCAAATCTTGAATAATTGCTTTTATCATTTCTGACGAAAATTGCTCAATGGTATCTGACAAAATGAGAAGTTCATAAAAACTAAATATTTCAATTCCAAAAATAAAAGAACTTAACTCAACCACTTCGTTTTCTGGCAACTTTTCTAAGCGTGCTTTGGCACAAAGAGCAATCAAATGTTCGCCAATTTGCTCACATTGCCAGGCAATGTCTTTTAGTTCTTCAATATTATTATTCGTTGCCGCTTGGTCGATTTTACTAAATAATTCTTCGTAAAAACTATGTTTAAAATTATTGAGATAATAATCATATTCAGAAAGTTCCAAGTGAAGAAATTCAAGCAAAGCATCAATTTGATCAAGATTTAAATAACCTTCTCCACTAAAAAAACGAGAGAGACTACTTTTAGGAATTCCTGTTTTTTTGATAATTTCATTTTTCGTGATTTCTTTAGCTTCACAGAGTTCTTGAAGTTTTAAACCATAGTATTGATTAACCATTTGTCTTGTCTCTCCAGTCGTAACTTTATGGTCATATTATATACTTTTTTCATTATTGTTACAACGGCAGGAATTTATGTAATATAAAAAAGCCCGTCAAGCTTTGACAAACCTTTTTACTGACAGATACTAACTGTCAATCTTCTTCATTGTAAACATAACCTAGGTGTTCATAGGCTCTTTGGGTCACCTTACGTCCCTGTTTAGTTCTCATCAAAAATCCTTTTTGAATCAAATAAGGTTCATACATATCCTCGACCGTTTCACGGTCTTCGGCAATGTTTACCGCCAAAGTTCCAATCCCAACAGGACCACCGTGGTACATTTCAATCATTGTGCGGAGAATTTTTTGGTCAATATAGTCCAAACCAGCGGCATCAACATCAAGAATAGACAAGGCCTTATCGGTAATTGCTTTATCCACTCGGCCATCCCCCATTATTTGAGCAAAATCACGCACTCGTTTAAGTAAACGATTGGCAATCCGCGGAGTCCCTCGACTACGTAAAGCAATCTCTAAAGCGGCATTATCAATAACTTCGACTTCAAAAATATCAGCTGTTCTTTTAACAATTTCTTCCAAATCACGCTCTTGATAATACTCCATATGACTTGAAATTCCAAAACGGGCACGCAATGGATTCGAAAGCATTCCAGCTCTTGTTGTTGCCCCAACTAGAGTAAATGGCGGCAAATCTAAATGAACCGAGCGTGAACCATCACCAGAACCAAGCATAATATCAATGTAGAAATCTTCCATAGCGCTATAAAGAACTTCTTCAACTTGCATTGGCATCCGATGAATTTCATCAATAAATAGCACATCGCCAGGTTCCAATTCATTCAAAATCGCAACTAAATCTCCTGGCTTTTCAATGGCAGGACCCGCTGTTTGTTTAATATTAACCCCCAACTCATTGGCAATGACAAATGCCATTGTTGTCTTACCAAGTCCCGGAGGGCCAAAAAGTAACACGTGGTCCAAAACTTCTTCACGCATTTTTGCTGCTTTAATAAAGATTTCTAATTGTTCTTTGACTTTATCTTGACCAATATATTGATTAAAAAATTGCGGACGTAGAGATTTTTCAATACCGTAATCTTCTTCCATTGGCTCTTTGTTTAATATATCGTTCATCTTATCTTGTAATTCTCCTTTTAGAGATGATTTTTGATAACTTATGAGAAGCTGTCAGTAAATTTTACTGACAGAAAGACTTTAATGACTATTTTTGATGTCTGTCAGTTCTTTCTTCAAACTTTTTTATTTCATCATAAGTTTTAAGGCTGATTTGATATATTCTTCGCTGGTCAGACCTGTTTCTTGAGCTAATTTTTTCTCAATTTTCTTCAATTCTGTTGCTTTATAACCCAAAGCTTGCAGCGCTTCAATCGCTTCTTCCAAAGCAAGATTGCCAGCAGGTCCAGCATCAAGAAGAGAAATACCTACAGTTCCTGTCGCATCAAATTTCCCAGCCAAATCAAGCACCATCTGCATGGCTGTTTTTTTACCAACTCCTGGAAATTTAGTTAAATACTTGATATCACTATTGTCAATAGCAGTGATTAAACCTTCGTTATCAGCCGCCGCAATGATGGCCAGAGCTGATTTTGGCCCAATCCCAGAAACGCTGATCAGACGTAAGAATAAAGCTTTTTCGGCCTCGTTAACAAAACCATAGAGGCTGTGGGCATCTTCGCGAATGACTTGATGAACATAAATTTTTACTTCTGTGTTCATCAAAGCAGACCAAGCGTAAGGGTTAGCTACACTGATAAGATAACCAATTCCTGCTACATCAATTACAATATTTGTTGGGGAAATTTTTACTAATTTTCCATTAAGATATTCAAACATTTTTTTACTTTTCTAATTTTTTTGATTGACAAACTCCCTTATTCAAGTCTGTCAGTAGTTTTTATCTATTTTTTTACTGACCAACTTCATCATTAATCTGTTTAGTCACTTTTTACTCAAAATCTTTCCACGAAGCTGCTTTTGAACGATGCGTTTCTTGGATTCTCCGGAACATTTTTTGAATGTCATCCCCTGAAAAATGAACAATCGTTGGCCGTCCATGCGCACAACTATAAGGATTTTTACAAGTTGCTAATTCTGCGAGTAAAGCTCTAGCTGACTCGGCGTCAAGGGGATGATTAGCTTTAATTGAACTTTTACAAGCAACCATTGCAGCTAAATCATGACGATATTTTTTGAGTGAAAATTCTTTTGATGAGAGAATAATATCAATCATTTCATTAATTGATTTCTCTATCTCGGTTTCTTTTAACCAGATTGGATGTTCTCTTAAAATGAATTGATTTTCTCCGTATTCTTCTAAGAAAACACCGGCTTCATGCAACAAATCTTTCTTCTCGGCTAAAACAATAAAATCATTTTTGGCTAAAATGAACAAATATGGTGCAAGTAAAATTTGTTGCTCCATACTGACCTCACCAATTTTATCTTTCCAATACTCATATTTGATTCGCTCTTGAGCCGCATGTTGGTCAACCAAGTAAAGTCCTTCTTTGGACTGACAAAGTAAATAAGTCGCATGCAATTGTGCCAAGTATTCAAGCTGCGGAAAAGTTGATGACTGACTTATCTTTGCTTCATTATCAAAATCAATTTCAAAGTTGCTGACAGTATTTTCTAGACTGTTGTCAGTAATTTCAGTAGTACTTTCCACAGTTCTGTCAGTCATTTTTTCACTGACAGCATCTGTATTAAGTTGATTTTCTGTAAAATTATCAAAAGTTTGTTCAGACGAATCATTTGAAGCTTGATTTTTATTGATTTTAAAAGTTGCCTCTTCTCTGACATAAAAATCTTGGCGAACATTATCATAATATAAAGGATTATTTTGCAAAGGAAGTTCCGTTTGAACAGAAAGAGTTTCCTTTTCTTTAGCTCTTCCTTGCAAATTTTCCAAAGCTTCTGGAATCAAAACACCTTCTGATAAAGCCTCATCAATTGCTTTAGAAATTAAAGCCATCAATTCACGCTCTTTAGACAAACGCACCTCTTGTTTTGTCGGATGAACATTAACATCAGCAAGTGTTGGGTCAATTTTAATCGATAAAATAGCAAAAGGGAACCGTCCCACCATCAATCGATTGCCATATCCTTCTAAAATTGCCCGATTCAATAAAAAGTTTTTGATAAATCGACCATTTATTAAAATCGTAATATAATTACGATTAGCCCTTGTCAGCTCTGGTATGCTGACATAACCTGTTAGTTCAAAATCTAAGTCTGAGCCCTTGATTTGACGCATTTTTTTCGCTGTCCCTATGCCATAAATTGCAGCAATAACCTGGCGTAAATCACCATTTCCAGCCGTTTTCAAAAATTCTTTACCCTCATTAACTAAAGTAAAGGAAATCTCTGGATGAGCCAGACTCAATCGGTTGATGATGTCTGTGATATGAGAAAGTTCAGCCTGCAAGGACTTGATATACTTGAGTCTTGCTGGTGTATTATAAAAAAGATTAGCAACAGAAATTTTCGTCCCCACTCGCTTAGCAAGTGGTTCTAAAGTTTCGATATTTCCACCTTTAGCAACTAGTTTTGTTCCTGATTCTTCCTCAGCCGTACTTGTTTCAATGGTCATCTGGCTGACAGAAGCGATTGATGGCAGAGCCTCCCCCCGAAAACCAAGTGTTCTAATCCGAAACAAATCTGCCGAATCCTTGATTTTACTTGTTGCATGACGACGTAAAGCCAAAGCCACATCTTCTTTTTCCAAACCCAAACCATCATCAATGACTTCAATTAACCGCAAACCAGCTTCTTCAACATTGATAATAATTTTACTGCTTCCAGCATCAATTGAGTTTTCGACTAATTCTTTGACAACACTAGCAGGCCGCTCAACCACCTCTCCAGCAGCAATTTGATTGGCGAGCGCTTCATTTAGTTCAATAATTTTTCCCACAATAATCTCGCTCTCTTGTTTTTTTAAATTAATTCTAATTATAACACAAAAAGCAAGGGCTCGCTTTTCATTTTTTACTGACAAAAAATGATAGACAAGATGAAAATTGTCTATCATTTTTACATTAATTAGTAGTTTCCAAAATCGCGGTAACCATTATCAAAATTATTATAGCTGTTAAAAGCAAAGACTAATACGAAAATAAGAATCAAAATTGCAATCACAAATAATACAATTCCAATGATGAATGCAACGAAACCTGCTCGATTCCAACCGTCCATGACCTTACGGAACTCTTCCTCATCACGATATTTATTATCTCGATTTTCAAGTGCCCATTTTTCGCCATTAAAACCAAAAACGATCATCCATACAATCCCAAAAATCCAACCTACCCACGGTACCAAAGTAAGTAGAATCAAAAGTCCCAAATAAGCGCGATTGGCAATCCCAAACCACATAGTTAAAGCAAAAGCGCCCCAGTTCCATTTAGT from Lactococcus lactis carries:
- a CDS encoding XRE/MutR family transcriptional regulator; translation: MVNQYYGLKLQELCEAKEITKNEIIKKTGIPKSSLSRFFSGEGYLNLDQIDALLEFLHLELSEYDYYLNNFKHSFYEELFSKIDQAATNNNIEELKDIAWQCEQIGEHLIALCAKARLEKLPENEVVELSSFIFGIEIFSFYELLILSDTIEQFSSEMIKAIIQDLSHHHQRLANRTRYRKIICQIACRGAVTCIQEGKEKEAQECLALVKAYCHEKDAYSRLIYRFTKGYYCIFYGQGEERLLGIDSMKKVIEIFDWEGSINLAKTYQKLYDKYVKNYNFPQWLSDILGKDSI
- the ruvB gene encoding Holliday junction branch migration DNA helicase RuvB; amino-acid sequence: MNDILNKEPMEEDYGIEKSLRPQFFNQYIGQDKVKEQLEIFIKAAKMREEVLDHVLLFGPPGLGKTTMAFVIANELGVNIKQTAGPAIEKPGDLVAILNELEPGDVLFIDEIHRMPMQVEEVLYSAMEDFYIDIMLGSGDGSRSVHLDLPPFTLVGATTRAGMLSNPLRARFGISSHMEYYQERDLEEIVKRTADIFEVEVIDNAALEIALRSRGTPRIANRLLKRVRDFAQIMGDGRVDKAITDKALSILDVDAAGLDYIDQKILRTMIEMYHGGPVGIGTLAVNIAEDRETVEDMYEPYLIQKGFLMRTKQGRKVTQRAYEHLGYVYNEED
- the ruvA gene encoding Holliday junction branch migration protein RuvA → MFEYLNGKLVKISPTNIVIDVAGIGYLISVANPYAWSALMNTEVKIYVHQVIREDAHSLYGFVNEAEKALFLRLISVSGIGPKSALAIIAAADNEGLITAIDNSDIKYLTKFPGVGKKTAMQMVLDLAGKFDATGTVGISLLDAGPAGNLALEEAIEALQALGYKATELKKIEKKLAQETGLTSEEYIKSALKLMMK
- the mutL gene encoding DNA mismatch repair endonuclease MutL, which produces MGKIIELNEALANQIAAGEVVERPASVVKELVENSIDAGSSKIIINVEEAGLRLIEVIDDGLGLEKEDVALALRRHATSKIKDSADLFRIRTLGFRGEALPSIASVSQMTIETSTAEEESGTKLVAKGGNIETLEPLAKRVGTKISVANLFYNTPARLKYIKSLQAELSHITDIINRLSLAHPEISFTLVNEGKEFLKTAGNGDLRQVIAAIYGIGTAKKMRQIKGSDLDFELTGYVSIPELTRANRNYITILINGRFIKNFLLNRAILEGYGNRLMVGRFPFAILSIKIDPTLADVNVHPTKQEVRLSKERELMALISKAIDEALSEGVLIPEALENLQGRAKEKETLSVQTELPLQNNPLYYDNVRQDFYVREEATFKINKNQASNDSSEQTFDNFTENQLNTDAVSEKMTDRTVESTTEITDNSLENTVSNFEIDFDNEAKISQSSTFPQLEYLAQLHATYLLCQSKEGLYLVDQHAAQERIKYEYWKDKIGEVSMEQQILLAPYLFILAKNDFIVLAEKKDLLHEAGVFLEEYGENQFILREHPIWLKETEIEKSINEMIDIILSSKEFSLKKYRHDLAAMVACKSSIKANHPLDAESARALLAELATCKNPYSCAHGRPTIVHFSGDDIQKMFRRIQETHRSKAASWKDFE